In one window of Dermochelys coriacea isolate rDerCor1 chromosome 3, rDerCor1.pri.v4, whole genome shotgun sequence DNA:
- the MORN2 gene encoding MORN repeat-containing protein 2 — MAGPEVYRISFVFPNNDKYDGECIRTPDGAFERHGDGVHTTPNGITYTGNWKNDKLNGIGRLEHPSGAVYEGKFKDNMFHGLGTYSFPNGAKYIGNFNENKLEGEGEFIDTQGLEWSGTFHYTAAPGLKLKLEM, encoded by the exons ATGGCCG gtcCTGAAGTTTATAGAATATCTTTTGTATTTCCAAATAATGACAAATACG ATGGTGAGTGTATAAGAACACCTGATGGTGCTTTTGAGAGGCATGGAGATGGAGTTCATACCACCCCTAATGGAATTACTTACACAGGAAACTGGAAAAACGATAAG CTGAATGGCATTGGAAGGCTTGAACATCCTTCAGGGGCAGTTTATGAAGGCAAGTTCAAGGACAACATGTTTCATGGACTAGGAACCTATTCATTTCCAAATGGAGCAAAGTACATTggaaatttcaatgaaaacaa GCTGGAAGGTGAAGGAGAATTTATAGATACACAAGGCCTGGAATGGAGTGGCACATTTCATTACACAGCAGCACCAGGACTGAAGCTTAAGCTGGAAATGTAA